The Aspergillus luchuensis IFO 4308 DNA, chromosome 7, nearly complete sequence genome has a segment encoding these proteins:
- a CDS encoding uncharacterized protein (COG:I,J,T;~EggNog:ENOG410PUE9;~InterPro:IPR023631,IPR036928), producing the protein MREVAEKLKEAGHEVFEWDTSLHVTGQNLWTKAILADGGQHCRYLCDIVGEPLIEGMVVGTEKDELTISEREELEETKWAYQTTFLQQWTSSNIDALLMPVTPWVGYRPKSWVVSSQWLGYTALWNLLNYAAVTVPVAKVDGALDQPDQEWLEHVPRNDSDRFNWEQYDPELVKDMPITVQIVGGRFGEEKAVSVAKVLDEVLR; encoded by the exons ATGCGCGAAGTTGCAGAGAAACTCAAAGAGGCTGGTCATGAAG TCTTCGAATGGGACACCTCCCTCCACGTCACAGGTCAAAACCTGTGGACAAAAGCCATCCTCGCCGACGGAGGCCAACACTGTCGCTACCTATGCGACATTGTCGGGGAGCCATTAATCGAAGGAATGGTCGTAGGGACAGAGAAAGATGAACTGACCATCTCAGAACGCGAAGAG ctcgAAGAAACCAAATGGGCCTACCAAACCACCTTCCTCCAGCAATGGACATCAAGCAACATCGACGCCCTCCTGATGCCCGTCACGCCCTGGGTCGGCTACCGGCCGAAATCCTGGGTCGTCAGTTCCCAGTGGCTCGGCTACACGGCTCTCTGGAACTTGCTCAATTACGCAGCTGTTACTGTTCCGGTGGCTAAAGTGGATGGTGCGCTTGATCAGCCCGATCAGGAGTGGTTGGAGCATGTGCCTAGGAATGACTCGGATCGGTTTAATTGGGAACAGT ATGACCCTGAACTCGTCAAAGACATGCCCATCACGGTACAGATCGTTGGAGGCCGGTTTGGTGAAGAAAAGGCTGTTTCGGTGGCTAAGGTGTTGGATGAGGTTTTGCGGTAG
- a CDS encoding putative cysteine synthase (COG:E;~EggNog:ENOG410PIEF;~InterPro:IPR036052,IPR001926;~PFAM:PF00291;~TransMembrane:1 (o6-27i)) yields MDDRSHLYIGTAFVAGVLLTLGFKDLVYPEIERRVKDYYHASSQAKTAATTSEDALSARPGPPAIVEGIEGCIGNTPLFRIKSLSDATGCEILGKAEFLNGAGQSSKDRVALSMIQIAEEHGILRPHSGDTIYEGTSGSTGISLATLARAKGYLAHICMPSDQAIEKSNLLLKLGAIVDRVPPAPIVEKDNFVNRARALAQAQTASNTDGRGFFADQFENESNWRAHFNGTGPEIYAQCEGKLDAFVAGAGTGGTISGVALFLKPKIPNLHVVLADPQGSGLYNRVRFGVMFDYKEREGTRRRRQVDTIVEGIGINRVTANFEAGKELVNDAVRVTDAQALAMARWLVEKDGIFIGSSSAVNCFAAVKTAMKLGPGHRIVTVLSDSGSRHLSRFWAKAGDVGGAVDTKLEDVLNAKEEDQ; encoded by the exons ATGGATGACCGTTCGCATCTGTATATCGGCACTGCCTTTGTCGCTGGTGTTCTTCTCACGCTGGGATTCAAGGATCTTGTCTACCCGGAAATAGAGCGCCGCGTCAAAGACTACTACCATGCAAGCTCGCAAGCGAAGACAGCCGCAACAACCTCCGAAGATGCCTTGAGCGCGAGACCAGGCCCTCCCGCCATTGTCGAAGGCATTGAGGGCTGCATTGGAAATACACCTTTGTTTCGAATCAAATCTTTGTCCGATGCGACAGGGTGCGAGATTTTGGGCAAGGCCGAA TTCCTCAATGGAGCTGGACAAAGCTCCAAGGATCGCGTCGCGCTGAGCATGATTCAAATA GCCGAAGAACACGGAATTTTAAGACCTCATTCAGGCGACACAATCTACGAGGGTACTTCTGGCTCCACGGGAATCTCCTTGGCTACCTTAGCCCGTGCGAAAGGCTATCTCGCGCACAT CTGTATGCCATCCGACCAAGCGATTGAAAAGTCCAATCTCCTCCTTAAACTAGGCGCCATTGTCGACCGCGTACCACCCGCACCCATTGTGGAAAAGGATAACTTCGTCAACCGGGCGCGAGCTCTTGCGCAAGCGCAAACCGCATCGAACACGGACGGAAGGGGTTTCTTCGCTGACCAGTTCGAGAACGAGTCCAATTGGCGGGCACACTTCAATGGCACGGGGCCTGAAATCTATGCGCAATGCGAGGGAAAACTGGATGCTTTCGTCGCGGGCGCTGGGACTGGGGGTACTATCTCTGGCGTGGCGCTCTTCCTGAAGCCAAAGATACCGAACTTGCATGTAGTGCTGGCCGATCCTCAGGGAAGTGGACTGTACAATCGTGTTCGCTTTGGCGTCATGTTCGATTacaaggagagggagggcactagacgacgaagacaagTCGATACTATTGTTGAAGGAATTGGGATCAACCGTGTGACGGCGAACTTTGAGGCTGGGAAGGAGCTGGTTAACGACGCAGTCAGAGTGACGGACGCTCAAGCTTTGGCTATGGCTAGGTGGCTTGTAGAAAAGGACGGCATATTCATCGGCAGTAGCAGTGCCGTGAACT GCTTCGCGGCCGTGAAGACGGCAATGAAGCTGGGACCCGGTCACAGGATTGTGACAGTGCTGTCTGATTCGGGTTCGAGACATCTTTCTAGGTTCTGGGCCAAAGCCGGAGATGTTGGTGGCGCCGTGGATACaaagctggaagatgttTTGAACGCAAAGGAAGAGGATCAATAG
- a CDS encoding Myb-like DNA-binding domain protein (COG:S;~EggNog:ENOG410PSQT;~InterPro:IPR009072,IPR001005,IPR018465;~PFAM:PF10384;~go_component: GO:0005634 - nucleus [Evidence IEA];~go_function: GO:0042393 - histone binding [Evidence IEA];~go_function: GO:0046982 - protein heterodimerization activity [Evidence IEA]) — MERPAKRPRFSMGPEPEEEVDDMDIHEARAQNDLRLKSIFEGIFEKYGKDFTNVGDEIDLQTGNIIVNNGHIQAMEGEDDTGEQNGWLFETDLSAPPNPDADNVRLGSSAHSPDAEEIGGDAAGDDGGTQSQHPPTSMPWQTGLVPDQPWDAIMGEAANDDPDTNDERSSADSLLDTALCVQNNPDGSRGRKVTADATGKPTIKKANSAAEASAQSKEVKFSEAVEAIWRVPEISGDFSTPTWNKSRPASSFNTVRSQSPPGSGSIWALPWSSRRGSGQKRATKPQKSPQGRKHHSSPVVCDWSFAETPDGDESDDPLQEDYEPSPTPKRGVEIRGKRSESHTPSRAKDRCETCQQYFGRSDYISHLKGLLSQASDGQHDQAAMRKHLAAITNSHDSEKRAAATSTSAQKSGASSENITKVAAENTPDDPDTMTPTKKRVRTYISPDEARLIIEMRQVQGRKWNEIVERLPHKNLPQLLNWNKTHWSERRANPPPLSRPWTKQEREELIKIKDQHNLSWATVRARLSGRPVAEIEFELLQLWSGEAV, encoded by the coding sequence ATGGAAAGGCCCGCGAAAAGACCACGCTTCTCCATGGGGCCGGAacccgaggaagaggtggacgACATGGACATTCACGAAGCACGTGCGCAGAATGATCTCCGTCTGAAGTCGATCTTCGAAGGCATTTTTGAAAAATACGGCAAGGACTTTACGAACGTTGGCGACGAAATTGATTTACAAACCGGAAATATAATCGTGAACAATGGCCACATCCAGGCCAtggagggtgaagatgataCCGGGGAACAGAATGGTTGGCTGTTTGAGACGGATTTATCTGCACCTCCAAATCCCGATGCGGACAATGTTAGGTTGGGCAGTTCTGCTCATTCTCCTGATGCAGAGGAAATCGGAGGTGATGCTGCAGGAGATGACGGCGGCACGCAATCGCAGCATCCACCGACGTCGATGCCATGGCAAACAGGGCTGGTCCCGGACCAGCCATGGGACGCCATCATGGGCGAAGCAGCCAATGACGACCCGGACACTAACGACGAGAGGTCTAGTGCGGACTCGCTGCTGGATACTGCATTGTGCGTCCAGAATAACCCGGATGGCTCTCGGGGCCGAAAGGTGACGGCAGATGCCACAGGGAAACCGACCATCAAAAAAGCAAATTCTGCGGCTGAAGCATCCGCCCAATCCAAGGAAGTCAAGTTCAGTGAGGCGGTGGAGGCAATATGGCGCGTTCCTGAAATTAGCGGGGACTTTTCTACGCCTACATGGAACAAGTCACGtcctgcatcttcttttAATACAGTGCGGTCTCAGTCTCCACCGGGATCAGGGTCTATCTGGGCACTTCCTTGGTCCTCTCGACGGGGCTCTGGACAGAAACGCGCAACGAAGCCTCAGAAGTCACCGCAGGGAAGGAAGCATCATTCTAGCCCCGTCGTGTGCGACTGGTCCTTTGCAGAGACGCCGGACGGAGACGAATCCGACGATCCGTTGCAGGAAGACTATGAACCCTCGCCGACGCCCAAACGGGGCGTGGAGATCCGAGGAAAGCGCTCGGAATCACACACCCCAAGCCGTGCGAAAGACCGATGCGAGACTTGCCAGCAATACTTTGGTCGATCAGATTACATTTCCCATTTGAAGGGCCTTCTATCGCAGGCCTCCGATGGCCAACATGATCAGGCAGCCATGCGGAAGCATCTGGCCGCCATAACCAACTCTCATGATTCAGAGAAGCGGGCAGCAGCGACCAGCACTTCCGCCCAAAAGAGTGGGGCTTCCTCTGAAAATATAACGAAAGTAGCGGCGGAGAACACTCCAGACGATCCTGATACGATGACGCCTACGAAGAAACGTGTTCGGACGTACATTAGTCCAGATGAAGCAAGGTTGATTATTGAGATGAGGCAAGTACAGGGGAGAAAGTGGAACGAGATCGTCGAGCGACTTCCACACAAAAACCTGCCCCAACTCCTTAACTGGAATAAAACGCACTGGAGTGAACGCCGAGCGAACCCGCCTCCATTGTCCAGACCGTGGACTAAACAGGAGCGGGAAGAGTTAATCAAAATCAAAGACCAACACAACCTCTCGTGGGCCACCGTCCGTGCAAGACTATCTGGACGCCCAGTTGCGGAGATCGAATTCGAACTATTGCAGCTCTGGAGTGGCGAGGCCGTTTAA
- a CDS encoding indolepyruvate decarboxylase family protein (COG:E,H;~EggNog:ENOG410PHRM;~InterPro:IPR012001,IPR012000,IPR011766,IPR029061, IPR029035;~PFAM:PF02775,PF02776,PF00205;~go_function: GO:0000287 - magnesium ion binding [Evidence IEA];~go_function: GO:0003824 - catalytic activity [Evidence IEA];~go_function: GO:0030976 - thiamine pyrophosphate binding [Evidence IEA]), with product MAVVTGAQLIARSLRDLGVTVIFGIVGIPVVEIAEEAINLGIRFVAFRNEQACSYAASVYGYMTGRPGVCLVVGGPGVLHALAGIGNSSANNFPLLVLAGSAETTGVTKGAFQELDAISLLTPHTKLAVRASSLDFIPGAIKNAYRTCWYGRPGPTFVDLPADIIQGKSSPGYRLPQPETLLVPSPPKASGDPALILKAAQLLRTARSPLLVIGKGAAYARAELGINQLVDQTQIPFLPTPMGKGVVPDSHPLNASSARSAALKHADVVLILGARLNWILHFGEAPKWNPTAKIIQVDICAEEIGRNAGTAELGILGDIGLVVDQLLSSLSNWKYSPTSSQSSSSNKPNETFTSILTSSANRNELKAQTAALRPTPPNTPLTYQRAYHIIKSTLNTLSPFEQGNIIYVSEGANTMDISRSIFPLNHPRQRLDAGTYATMGVGMGYIVAAHEAYNALPSTTSTKQKKIVAFEGDSAFGFSAMEIETLARYRIPALIYVVNNSGIYHGDSVSEDDWRVLQGQTVGNDTKASESGGGGGDAGGTKKGLRSTSLLYETRYEMLATMCGGKGFFVRTEEELERATREGFESECVTVVNVIVEPGIGKEIGFAWQGKAKGDDSSSGEREAKL from the exons ATGGCCGTGGTCACCGGTGCTCAACTGATCGCCCGATCGCTGCGCGATCTAGGGGTAACCGTCATCTTCGGCATTGTCGGCATCCCTGTGGTCGAGATCGCCGAAGAGGCCATCAACCTGGGCATTCGATTCGTGGCCTTTCGCAACGAACAGGCCTGCAGCTATGCTGCCAGTGTCTACGGATACATGACCGGCCGACCGGGCGTCTGTCTAGTTGTCGGAGGGCCGGGAGTTCTCCACGCGCTGGCCGGG ATCGGGAACTCTTCCGCAAATAACTTCCCATTGCTGGTCCTCGCCGGATCTGCTGAGACCACCGGCGTCACCAAAGGCGCCTTCCAGGAATTGGACGCCATCTCCTTGCTCACCCCCCACACCAAGCTCGCTGTCCGCGCCTCCTCTCTCGACTTCATCCCCGGCGCCATCAAGAATGCCTATCGCACATGCTGGTACGGCCGCCCAGGCCCGACCTTCGTCGACCTCCCCGCCGacatcatccaaggcaaATCCTCCCCTGGATACCGTCTCCCGCAGCCCGAGACCCTGCTCGTCCCCTCGCCGCCAAAGGCGAGCGGAGACCCAGCCCTGATCCTCAAGGCAGCGCAGTTGCTCCGCACCGCTCGCTCCCCACTCTTGGTGATAGGCAAAGGCGCCGCATACGCGCGCGCAGAGCTCGGAATCAACCAGCTCGTGGATCAGACCCAGATCCCATTCTTACCCACACCCATGGGAAAGGGCGTTGTGCCAGACTCGCACCCCTTGAACGCATCCAGCGCGCGTAGCGCAGCCCTAAAGCACGCCGACGTTGTCTTGATTCTCGGCGCACGTCTGAACTGGATCCTCCACTTCGGCGAAGCACCCAAATGGAATCCAACGGCCAAGATCATCCAGGTGGACATATGCGCCGAAGAAATCGGCCGCAACGCCGGAACAGCCGAGTTAGGCATCCTAGGAGACATCGGACTGGTCGTAGACCAACTCCTCTCATCGCTCTCTAACTGGAAATACTCCCCTACTTCTTcccaatcatcatcgtctaATAAACCCAACGAAACCTTCACATCCATCCTTACTTCCTCCGCCAACCGCAACGAACTCAAAGCCCAAACCGCCGCCCTCCGTCCTACACCACCAAACACCCCCCTCACCTACCAGCGCGCCTACCACATCATCAAATCGaccctcaacaccctctcccccttcGAACAGGGAAACATCATCTACGTCTCCGAAGGCGCCAACACAATGGACATCTCCCGCTCCATCTTCCCGCTCAACCATCCTCGCCAACGTCTCGACGCAGGCACCTACGCCACGATGGGCGTCGGGATGGGGTACATCGTCGCAGCGCATGAAGCATACAACGccctcccatccaccacctccaccaagcaaaagaaaattgTAGCCTTCGAAGGTGACAGCGCCTTCGGCTTCAGCGCTATGGAAATCGAGACCCTAGCGCGGTACCGCATCCCGGCACTTATCTACGTGGTTAATAACTCCGGCATATATCACGGGGATTCGGTGAGTGAGGATGATTGGAGGGTATTGCAGGGTCAGACGGTGGGGAATGATACCAAGGCTTCtgagagtggtggtggtggtggtgatgctggagggACGAAGAAGGGCCTGCGCTCGACGAGTCTGCTCTACGAAACTAGGTATGAGATGTTGGCGACGATGTGTGGTGGAAAGGGGTTCTTTGTTAGAacggaggaggagttggagagggcGACTAGGGAAGGGTTCGAGAGTGAGTGTGTGACTGTCGTCAATGTTATTGTTGAGCCGGGGATTGGCAAGGAGATTGGGTTTGCGTGGCAGGGGAAGGCGAAGGGAGATGATTCTAGTAGTGGTGAGAGGGAGGCGAAGCTGTAG
- the PEX5 gene encoding peroxisomal membrane signal receptor PTS1 (COG:U;~EggNog:ENOG410PFAB;~InterPro:IPR011990,IPR024111,IPR019734,IPR013026;~PFAM:PF07719,PF13181,PF00515,PF13176,PF13414, PF07720,PF13432;~go_function: GO:0005515 - protein binding [Evidence IEA]): MSFLGGAECSTAGNPLTQFTKHVQDDKSLQRDRLVGRGPGGMQEGMRSRGMMGGQDQMMDEFAQQPGQIPGAPPQPFAMEQLRRELDQFQTTPPRTGSPGWAAEFDAGEHARMEAAFAGPQGPMMNNASGFTPAEFARFQQQSRAGMPQTANPVASAPSPMMAGYQRPMGMGGYMGMGGMGMMPQTFNPMAMQQQPQSAEATTQDKGKGRMVELDDENWEAQFAEMETADTQKLDDEANAAVEAELNDLDRKLAEGETDFNIDDNLHMGEMGEWDGFDTLNTRFRNPQLGDYMFEEDNVFRSVNNPFEEGVKIMREGGNLSLAALAFEAAVQKDPQHVQAWTMLGSAQAQNEKELPAIRALEQALKIDANNLDALMGLAVSYTNEGYDSTSYRTLERWLSVKYPQIINPNDVSSDADLGFTDRQLLHDRVTDLFIQAAQLSPSGEQMDPDVQVGLGVLFYCAEEYDKAVDCFSAALASTESGTSNQQEQLHLLWNRLGATLANSGRSEEAIEAYEQALNINPNFVRARYNLGVSCINIGCYPEAAQHLLGALSMHRVVEQEGRERAREIVGGEGGIDDEQLDRMIHVSQNQSTNLYDTLRRVFSQMGRRDLADQVVAGMDVNVFRREFEF; encoded by the exons ATGTCCTTCCTTGGTGGCGCCGAGTGCTCGACGGCAGGCAATCCGTTGACTCAGTTCACCAAGCACGTCCAAGATGACAAGTCCCTACAGAGAGATCGCCTCGTGGGGCGGGGCCCAGGAGGCATGCAAGAAGGCATGCGGTCCCGGGGTATGATGGGAGGACAAGATCAG ATGATGGACGAATTCGCCCAACAACCCGGCCAAATCCCCGGTGCTCCACCGCAACCATTCGCCATGGAGCAGCTGCGACGTGAGCTAGATCAGTTTCAGACCACACCTCCCCGGACGGGCTCGCCCGGCTGGGCTGCCGAGTTCGATGCGGGCGAGCATGCCCGCATGGAGGCTGCATTTGCCGGGCCGCAAGGTCCCATGATGAACAATGCGTCGGGATTTACGCCCGCGGAATTTGCCCGGTTTCAGCAGCAGAGTCGGGCTGGCATGCCGCAGACGGCTAACCCTGTGGCGTCTGCCCCGTCGCCGATGATGGCAGGGTACCAACGGCCCATGGGTATGGGCGGGTATATGGGCATGGGTGGAATGGGTATGATGCCGCAGACTTTTAACCCTATGgcgatgcagcagcagccgcagtcAGCGGAGGCGACTACACAGGATAAGGGCAAGGGACGGATGGTGGAGTTGGACGATGAGAACTGGGAGGCACAGtttgcggagatggagacggcGGATACTCAGAAATTGGACGATGAAGCCAACGCAGCTGTGGAGGCAGAGCTGAATGATCTGGACAG GAAACTGGCCGAGGGCGAGACCGACTTTAACATTGACGACAACCTGCATATGGGTGAGATGGGCGAATGGGACGGATTCGATACGCTTAACACGCGCTTCCGGAATCCTCAACTAGGCGACTATATGTTCGAAGAAGATAACGTTTTCCGGAGCGTGAACAATCCTTTCGAAGAGGGAGTGAAGATTATGCGTGAGGGTGGAAACCTCTCTTTGGCTGCTTTGGCTTTCGAGGCGGCAGTCCAGAAAGACCCCCAACATGTTCAGGCCTGGACCATGCTGGGATCGGCCCAGGCGCAGAATGAGAAGGAACTTCCGGCCATCAGGGCGCTGGAGCAGGCCCTGAAGATTGATGCTAACAACTTGGATGCGCTGATGGGACTGGCTGTTTCCTACACCAATGAGGGCTATGACTCGACATCGTACCGCACTCTGGAGCGCTGGCTGTCCGTCAAGTACCCCCAGATTATCAACCCCAACGATGTTTCATCGGATGCCGACCTGGGCTTTACGGATCGTCAGCTCCTGCACGACCGTGTCACCGATCTCTTCATTCAGGCTGCTCAGCTATCGCCTTCGGGCGAGCAAATGGACCCGGACGTCCAGGTCGGTCTGGGAGTTCTCTTCTACTGCGCGGAGGAGTACGACAAGGCGGTTGATTGCTTCTCTGCTGCATTGGCATCCACGGAATCTGGTACCTCGAACCAACAGGAGCAGCTCCACTTGTTGTGGAACCGTCTGGGTGCTACGCTCGCCAACTCGGGTCGCTCCGAGGAGGCGATCGAAGCCTACGAGCAAGCGCTgaacatcaaccccaacttcGTCCGGGCGCGGTACAACCTGGGTGTGTCGTGCATCAACATCGGCTGCTACCCAGAAGCTGCCCAACACCTGCTGGGAGCACTGTCGATGCACCGGGTGGTTGAACAGGAAGGTCGAGAGCGGGCGCGTGAGATTGTCGGAGGCGAGGGTGGCATTGACGACGAGCAGCTGGATCGCATGATCCATGTCAGCCAGAACCAGAGCACCAACCTGTACGACACGCTGCGGCGAGTCTTTAGCCAGATGGGACGCCGTGATCTGGCTGATCAGGTGGTGGCGGGCATGGATGTCAATGTGTTCCGGCGGGAGTTTGAGTTCTAA
- a CDS encoding uncharacterized protein (COG:I,J,T;~EggNog:ENOG410PFMP;~InterPro:IPR023631,IPR036928,IPR020556;~PFAM:PF01425) codes for MTIPTWKSTVYKKRAAQLAAIPPSWRLPESITADPPLNALEAIRSCDILTEKELEWTEINDSTVLLSMLASREISSVQLTTAFCKRAAIAQQLTKCLTEISFDRALARAQELDDILEKTGKVTGPLHGLPVSIKDRFDVEGFDTTVGWVGLVGKPAQSHSSIALSLESMGAVLYVKTNVPQSLMMSDSYNHVFGQSINAFNNQLISGGSSGGEGALIGTGGSVVGIGTDIGGSIRIPANLQGLYSICPTTGRVPWNCSFMHQHYLVPPVAGPMARSLSSIEHFMQSLLDSNPWNIDPGCIPIPWRKELAAKPTGKLRL; via the exons ATGACTATCCCAACCTGGAAATCAACCGTCTACAAGAAGCGCGCAGCTCAGCTGGCCGCTATTCCACCTAGTTGGCGTCTCCCGGAGTCCATCACTGCCGATCCGCCACTTAACGCTCTAGAGGCAATCCGCTCCTGTGACATTCTCACGGAGAAAGAGCTGGAATGGACGGAGATAAACGATAGTACTGTGCTGCTTTCCATGCTGGCGAGCCGCGAGATTAGTTCCGTTCAGCTCACGACGGCGTTCTGTAAGCGCGCGGCCATCGCCCAGCAGCTTACCAAGTGCTTGACGGAGATTTCCTTCGACAGGGCGCTGGCGCGGGCTCAGGAGCTCGATGATATCTTGGAGAAGACGGGGAAGGTGACGGGTCCGTTGCATGGGCTGCCGGTTTCGATTAAGGATCGGTTCGATGTTGAAGGGTTTGATACTACTGTCG GCTGGGTCGGACTAGTTGGTAAACCCGCGCAAAGCCACAGCAGTATCGCCTTGTCGTTGGAGTCAATGGGCGCAGTGTTGTACGTGAAGACGAATGTGCCGCAATCTTTGATG ATGTCTGATTCCTACAATCATGTGTTCGGACAATCCATCAACGCCTTCAACAACCAACTCATCTCCGGAGGAAGCTCCGGCGGCGAAGGCGCCCTCATTGGCACGGGTGGCAGTGTCGTTGGTATTGGAACAGATATCGGGGGCTCAATTCGTATCCCAGCCAATTTGCAGGGTTTATATTCGATCTGTCCTACTACAGGTCGAGTACCATGGAACTGCTCGTT CATGCACCAACACTACCTCGTTCCTCCAGTCGCAGGGCCCATGGCCCGCAGCCTTTCCAGCATCGAACATTTCATGCAATCCCTCCTCGACTCCAACCCTTGGAACATCGATCCAGGCTGCATTCCAATCCCTTGGAGAAAGGAACTCGCTGCGAAACCCACAGGTAAACTACGACTATGA
- a CDS encoding uncharacterized protein (COG:S;~EggNog:ENOG410PISG;~InterPro:IPR029063,IPR003788,IPR038375;~PFAM:PF02636), with protein sequence MDSPVLNQLFRQLFQHPACRQSWRSSSALSGRRPGCVRLSSTPSRQQSRNLSFQSFKRRLFGHSKLDPGTLWAPRDQVMENVDNFEEQLQAYPLVTAKELRHHRERPRQVKMLTREFIDDSLYNHNYGYFSKHATIFRPGEPFYFNEIEDGPAFYRMLGQRYDEFEDQLDETNPDVARQLWHTPTELFRPYYGETIARYLVSNYKLTLYPYHDLIIYEMGAGNGTMMMNILDYIRDTDYEVYQRTKYKIIEISPSLASLQMQNLTDSLDAAGHSDRVEIINRSIFDWDTYVHSPCFFLALEVFDNFSHDQIRYDLKTELPQQGGVLIDANGEFLEYYNTQLDPIASRFLRVRQAAARRKFRTPLTSKYMKLMRSQLPWQEGHRYSLPEYIPTRLMQFFDILNTYFPGHRLIASDFDTLPDAVPGVNAPVVQTRYKRRTVPVSTPFVCFSPFLPCARLAVY encoded by the exons atgGACTCGCCAGTCCTGAATCAGCTGTTTCGGCAGCTGTTTCAACATCCTGCCTGTCGCCAATCATGGAGATCCTCATCTGCCCTGTCGGGGCGCCGACCGGGTTGCGTGCGCCTgtcatccaccccatcccgTCAACAGTCTCGCAACCTCAGTTTCCAAAGTTTTAAGAGACGCCTCTTTGGACATTCGAAACTAGACCCTGGAACACTATGGGCCCCGCGAGATCAGGTCATGGAAAATGTCGACAATTTCGAAGAGCAATTGCAGGCGTATCCGTTGGTGACGGCCAAAGAGCTCCGTCATCATCGTGAGCGGCCGCGACAAGTGAAGATGCTGACGAGAGAATTTATCGATG ACAGTTTATACAATCACAATTACGGCTACTTCTCGAAACACGCCACCATTTTCCGCCCCGGAGAGCCATTTTATTTCAATGAGATCGAGGACGGTCCGGCATTTTATCGCATGCTTGGGCAACGTTACGACGAATTTGAGGATCAGTTGGATGAGACCAATCCAGATGTCGCTCGTCAACTGTGGCACACGCCAACGGAGCTTTTCCGACCTTATTACGGAGAGACGATTGCACGGTACTTGGTGTCGAACTACAAGTTGACGCTGTACCCCTACCACGACCTGATCATATACGAAATGGGTGCCGGTAATGGaaccatgatgatgaacatATTGGATTACATTCGCGACACAGATTACGAGGTTTATCAGCGGACCAAGTACAAGATCATCGAGATTTCGCCGTCACTCGCATCGCTTCAGATGCAGAACTTGACCGACTCGCTGGACGCGGCCGGTCACTCAGACCGTGTGGAGATCATCAACCGCTCGATTTTCGACTGGGATACATATGTACATTCGCCGTGCTTCTTCCTGGCGCTGGAGGTGTTCGATAACTTTTCCCATGATCAAATCCGCTACGACCTCAAGACGGAGCTGCCTCAGCAGGGTGGAGTGTTGATTGACGCCAACGGCGAGTTTCTCGAGTACTACAATACGCAGCTGGACCCGATTGCTTCTCGCTTTTTGCGAGTGCGCCAGGCTGCGGCGCGACGGAAGTTCCGCACTCCCTTGACCTCCAAGTACATGAAATTGATGCGCAGTCAGCTGCCCTGGCAGGAGGGCCATCGCTACAGCCTGCCGGAGTATATCCCCACGCGGCTCATGCAGTTCTTCGATATCCTGAACACCTATTTCCCGGGCCACCGCCTGATCGCCAGTGACTTTGACACTCTCCCGGATGCCGTTCCGGGTGTGAATGCGCCCGTGGTGCAGACGCGATACAAAAGACGGACAGTTCCAGTGTCGACACCATTCGTAtgtttctctcccttccttccgTGTGCTAGGTTGGCCGTATATTAA